In the genome of Pseudomonas bubulae, one region contains:
- a CDS encoding DUF6436 domain-containing protein: MPVPPFKTLLACLLTLICAVGLWTAYDWFQGRYIRAFSDQAALFSGDVLSLPAELSGPGAIRVVHFWDPACPCNVGNQQHLSELLAHYAPQGVEFYSLQKPGTHGQLPATLGAIKALASLPGAEHLSASPAVAIWDRSGQLAYFGPYSEGATCNASNSFIEPILQALSEGRPVKATHTMAVGCYCSWQDKSAAH; this comes from the coding sequence ATGCCGGTGCCCCCGTTCAAAACCCTGTTGGCCTGCCTGCTGACGCTGATCTGCGCGGTGGGGTTGTGGACGGCCTACGACTGGTTCCAGGGCCGCTATATCCGTGCCTTCAGTGATCAGGCCGCTTTGTTCTCCGGAGATGTACTGAGCCTGCCCGCCGAACTGTCGGGTCCGGGTGCCATTCGCGTGGTGCACTTCTGGGACCCGGCGTGCCCCTGCAACGTTGGCAACCAGCAGCACCTCAGCGAGCTGCTGGCTCATTACGCGCCCCAAGGCGTCGAATTCTACTCACTGCAAAAGCCCGGCACTCACGGTCAATTACCCGCCACCCTGGGCGCGATCAAGGCGCTGGCCAGCCTGCCCGGCGCCGAGCATCTGAGTGCCAGCCCGGCCGTGGCCATCTGGGACCGCAGTGGCCAACTGGCCTACTTTGGCCCCTACAGCGAAGGGGCCACCTGCAACGCCAGCAACAGTTTCATAGAACCCATCCTGCAAGCCCTGAGCGAAGGTCGCCCGGTCAAGGCCACCCATACCATGGCGGTGGGCTGTTACTGCTCCTGGCAAGATAAAAGCGCCGCCCACTGA
- a CDS encoding 2OG-Fe(II) oxygenase produces MRAMQIPSDHPLLLRIVDDLYTQGWSQQNIFLPEALTLELAAECHKRSAEGELTPAAVGRGVTQEVREGIRGDHIQWLEPGEALACDSYLGLMESLRIAMNRRLFLGLEDFESHFALYPPGAFYLKHLDRFRDDDRRMVSAVVYLNQGWLPEHGGHLRMYLDGDIDYDVLPTGGCLVVFLSGEIPHEVMPATRDRLSLTGWFRRRATEVFV; encoded by the coding sequence ATGCGCGCCATGCAAATACCCTCTGATCACCCGCTGTTGCTACGCATCGTCGACGACCTGTATACGCAGGGATGGTCACAGCAAAATATTTTCCTGCCCGAGGCTCTGACCCTCGAACTGGCGGCTGAGTGCCATAAACGTTCAGCTGAAGGCGAACTGACCCCGGCAGCGGTCGGCCGCGGTGTGACTCAGGAGGTACGCGAGGGAATACGCGGTGACCATATCCAATGGCTGGAGCCGGGAGAGGCGCTGGCTTGCGACAGTTACCTGGGGTTAATGGAAAGCCTGCGAATCGCCATGAATCGCAGGCTTTTTTTGGGCCTGGAGGACTTTGAAAGCCACTTTGCGCTCTACCCGCCCGGTGCGTTTTACCTCAAGCATCTGGACCGCTTTCGGGATGATGACCGGCGCATGGTTTCGGCCGTGGTCTATCTCAACCAGGGCTGGCTGCCCGAGCATGGTGGGCATTTGCGCATGTACCTGGACGGCGATATCGACTATGACGTGTTGCCGACCGGCGGGTGTCTGGTGGTCTTTCTCTCGGGCGAAATCCCCCATGAAGTCATGCCTGCGACCCGTGACCGTCTGTCGTTGACCGGTTGGTTTCGCCGTCGTGCCACCGAGGTGTTTGTATGA
- a CDS encoding alpha/beta hydrolase — translation MPALFSPDSLRASLQPLAAGQPLSSEALAYQRYYGLDFPHRQAPVKRQLGRFTAGGYEIVSQVWWPASSPVATLFVIHGFYDHMGLYRHVIEWGLDHGFVVIACDLPGHGLSSGERASIDDFARYQAVLQGLFIEAQSLQLPQPWHLCGQSTGGAIVLDHLLRCGAQSPAQGQAILLSPLVRPKGWSWSKLSYYLLRPFVKGIARRFSENSNDPAFLPFLQADPLQPVRLPTAWVGALARWIPRIEGAAPSARQPLVIQGQDDKTVDWQHNLEVLKAKFNQPQTLLLPEARHHLANETPEIRERYFAFLDKYF, via the coding sequence ATGCCTGCCCTGTTTTCTCCCGATTCCTTGCGCGCCAGCCTGCAGCCGCTGGCTGCGGGCCAGCCGTTATCGAGTGAAGCCCTGGCGTATCAGCGTTATTACGGTCTGGATTTTCCCCATCGTCAGGCGCCAGTCAAACGTCAGTTGGGGCGCTTCACTGCGGGGGGTTACGAGATCGTCAGTCAGGTGTGGTGGCCAGCCTCGTCACCCGTGGCGACCTTGTTTGTGATTCACGGGTTTTACGATCATATGGGGCTTTACCGGCATGTGATCGAATGGGGGCTGGACCACGGATTTGTAGTGATCGCCTGTGATCTGCCGGGGCACGGGCTGTCCAGTGGCGAGCGGGCCAGTATCGACGATTTCGCGCGGTACCAGGCGGTGCTGCAAGGCCTGTTTATCGAAGCGCAATCATTGCAGTTGCCGCAGCCCTGGCATCTGTGCGGGCAAAGCACGGGGGGAGCGATTGTGCTCGATCACCTGTTGCGCTGCGGTGCGCAAAGCCCGGCACAGGGCCAGGCAATACTGCTTTCGCCCCTGGTGCGACCCAAGGGCTGGAGCTGGTCGAAACTCAGCTACTACCTGCTGCGCCCGTTCGTCAAAGGCATTGCCCGGCGTTTTAGCGAAAACTCCAACGACCCGGCTTTTTTGCCGTTTCTGCAAGCCGACCCTCTGCAACCGGTGCGCTTGCCGACGGCCTGGGTGGGTGCCCTGGCGCGCTGGATCCCGCGAATTGAAGGCGCGGCACCGAGTGCGCGGCAGCCGCTGGTGATTCAGGGCCAGGACGATAAAACGGTGGATTGGCAGCATAACCTTGAGGTGCTCAAGGCCAAGTTCAATCAGCCGCAGACACTGCTGTTGCCTGAAGCCCGGCACCATCTGGCGAATGAAACGCCCGAGATACGTGAGCGATATTTCGCTTTTCTGGACAAGTATTTCTGA
- a CDS encoding DUF523 domain-containing protein, with amino-acid sequence MSPKVLVSRCLLGHRVRYDGGASGPYALLAQWQAEGRVIALCPEVAGGLPTPRAAAEIPGGQGVEVLAGKAAVITTEGEDVTEAFVSGARQALALVERHGIRIAILKANSPSCGNRLTYDGSFRGVKVEGQGVTAALLTRAGVQVFSELELEEAAKALGVLTQK; translated from the coding sequence ATGAGCCCCAAAGTACTGGTCAGTCGCTGCCTGCTGGGGCATCGCGTACGCTACGACGGCGGCGCCAGCGGCCCCTATGCACTACTGGCGCAATGGCAGGCCGAAGGCCGGGTGATTGCCTTGTGCCCGGAAGTGGCGGGCGGCTTGCCCACGCCACGCGCTGCAGCAGAGATCCCCGGCGGCCAAGGGGTCGAGGTGCTCGCGGGCAAGGCTGCAGTCATTACCACTGAAGGCGAAGACGTAACCGAGGCGTTTGTGTCCGGCGCGCGTCAGGCACTGGCGCTGGTTGAGCGCCACGGCATCCGCATTGCCATTCTCAAGGCCAACAGCCCGTCCTGCGGCAATCGACTGACCTATGACGGCAGCTTTAGGGGTGTCAAAGTCGAGGGGCAGGGCGTGACTGCAGCCTTGCTGACCCGTGCAGGGGTGCAGGTATTCAGTGAGCTGGAGCTCGAAGAAGCGGCCAAAGCACTGGGTGTTTTGACGCAGAAATGA
- a CDS encoding carbonic anhydrase, whose translation MTDKPKSQPSAAAESADSALHHIVDGFLHFHHEIFPEQEAFFKKLATAQNPRAMFIACADSRIVPELITQSAPGDLFVTRNVGNVVPPYGQMNGGVSTAIEYAVLALGVQHIIICGHSDCGAMRAVLNPASLKKMPTVKAWLHHVEVAKTMVQDNCNCANESESMHVLTEENVIAQLQHLRTHPSVASRMANGHLFIHGWVYDIETSAIKAYDADKGEFLPLDGTSPIPSATPKARF comes from the coding sequence ATGACTGACAAGCCTAAATCGCAGCCCTCGGCCGCAGCTGAAAGTGCCGATTCAGCACTGCACCATATCGTTGATGGTTTTTTGCACTTTCATCACGAAATCTTCCCTGAACAAGAAGCCTTTTTCAAAAAGCTGGCCACGGCGCAAAACCCCCGTGCGATGTTTATTGCCTGTGCCGATTCGCGCATCGTGCCGGAGCTGATCACCCAGAGCGCACCGGGCGATCTGTTCGTGACCCGTAACGTCGGCAACGTTGTACCGCCTTACGGTCAGATGAACGGTGGTGTTTCCACGGCGATCGAGTACGCGGTACTGGCACTGGGCGTGCAGCACATCATCATTTGCGGGCATTCCGATTGTGGCGCGATGCGCGCCGTGCTCAACCCCGCCAGCCTGAAAAAAATGCCGACGGTAAAGGCCTGGTTGCACCACGTGGAAGTGGCCAAGACCATGGTGCAGGACAACTGCAACTGCGCCAATGAATCTGAAAGCATGCACGTGCTGACGGAAGAGAACGTGATTGCCCAACTGCAGCACTTGCGCACGCACCCGTCGGTAGCGTCGCGTATGGCCAATGGGCATCTGTTTATCCATGGCTGGGTCTACGACATCGAAACCAGCGCAATCAAGGCCTACGACGCCGACAAGGGCGAATTCCTGCCACTGGACGGCACCAGCCCGATCCCGAGCGCGACGCCCAAAGCGCGGTTTTAA